In Miscanthus floridulus cultivar M001 chromosome 5, ASM1932011v1, whole genome shotgun sequence, one genomic interval encodes:
- the LOC136450275 gene encoding callose synthase 12-like — MTTPRGTQRRAAAPAGGEPYNILPIHDLLAEHPSLRFPEVRAAAAALRVVGGLRPPPFSQWRADQDLMDWLGAFFGFQRDNVRNQREHLVLLLANAQMRLSSADFSDTLEPRIARQIRKKLLRNYTSWCGFLGRRPSVYIPDGDPRADLLYTGLHLLVWGEAANLRFMPECLCYIYHHMAGELHRILEGFIDTATGRPANPAVHGENAFLTRVVTPVYDVIRAEAKASRDGKAPHAAWRNYDDINEYFWRRDVFDRLGWPMEQARQFFRTPPDRSRVRKTGFVEVRSFWNIYRSFDRLWVMLVLYLQAAAIVAWEGAKWPWDDLRSSRGSKSKDTQARVLTIFITWAALRFLQSLLDIGTQFRRAFRDGRMLAVRMVLKAIVAAAWVLAFAVLYKRIWNQRSSNGQWSSAADSRIMSFLYAAAAFVIPEVLAIVLFIVPWVRNALEKTNWKICYALTWWFQSRSFVGRGLREGTFDNVRYSIFWVLLLAVKFAFSYFLQIRPLVKPTKEIYKLSGIQYTWHEFFGQSNRFAVFVLWLPVVLIYLMDIQIWYAIFSSLTGACVGLFAHLGEIRDMKQLRLRFQFFASAMSFNIMPEEQQVNESFLPSRLRNFWQRLQLRYGFSRSFRKIESNQVEARRFALIWNEIISKFREEDIVSDREVELLELPPELWNVRVIRWPCFLLCNELSLALGQAKEVRGPDRRLRRKICKNDYRRCAVIEIYDSAKHLLLEIIKEGTEEHGIVTQLFSDFDGAMKMEKFTVEYKMTELHNIHTRLVALLGLLLKTTKDVTKIVNALQTLYDVVVRDFQAEKRSMEQLRNEGLAQSRPTKLLFVDAVVLPEEENATFYKQVRRMHTILTSRDSMINVPQNLEARRRIAFFSNSLFMNIPRATQVEKMMAFSVLTPYYKEEVLYSKDQLYKENEDGISILYYLKQIYPDEWEYFVERMKREGMSDINELYSEKERLRDLRHWVSYRGQTLSRTVRGMMYYYEALKMLTFLDSASEHDLKTGSRELATMGSSRIGSSRHDGVAGGSGYYSRASSSRALSRASSSVSSLFKGSEYGTVLMKYTYVVACQVYGDQKAKNDPNAFEILELMKNYEALRVAYVDERQINGNEKEFFSVLVKYDQQLQREVEIYRVKLPGELKIGEGKPENQNHALIFTRGDAVQTIDMNQDNYFEEALKMRNLLEEFNRYYGIRKPKILGVREHVFTGSVSSLAWFMSAQETSFVTLGQRVLADPLKVRMHYGHPDVFDRLWFLGRGGISKASRIINISEDIFAGFNCTLRGGNVTHHEYIQVGKGRDVGLNQVSMFEAKVASGNGEQTLSRDVYRLGHRLDFFRMLSFFYTTVGFYFNTMMVVLTVYAFVWGRFYLALSGLEDYISKNTSSSNNAALGAVLNQQFIIQLGLFTALPMIIENSLEHGFLTAAWDFMKMQLQFASVFYTFSMGTKTHYYGRTILHGGAKYRATGRGFVVEHKKFAENYRLYTRSHFIKAIELGVILTLYASYGSASGNTLVYILLTLSSWFLVSSWILAPFIFNPSGFDWLKNFNDFEDFLNWIWFRGGISVQSDQSWEKWWEDETDHLRTTGLWGCILEIILDLRFFFFQYAIVYRLHIAGQSRSILVYLLSWACILLAFVALVTVAYFRDRYSAKKHIRYRLVQAIIVGSTVAAIVVLLEFTKFQFVDTFTSLLAFLPTGWGIVSIALVFKPYLRRSEMVWKTLVTVARLYDILFGVIVMAPVAVLSWLPGLQEMQTRILFNEAFSRGLHISQIITGKKAHTF, encoded by the coding sequence ATGACCACGCCGCGCGGCACCCAGCGGCGCGCGGCCGCCCCCGCGGGCGGCGAGCCCTACAACATCCTGCCCATCCACGACCTCCTCGCCGAGCACCCGTCGCTGCGGTTCCCCGAGGTgcgggcggccgcggcggcgctccGGGTGGTGGGCGGCCTCCGCCCGCCGCCCTTCTCGCAGTGGCGCGCCGACCAGGACCTCATGGACTGGCTCGGCGCCTTCTTCGGCTTCCAGCGCGACAACGTCAGGAACCAGCGGGAGCACCTCGTGCTCCTCCTCGCCAACGCGCAGATGCGCCTCTCCTCCGCCGACTTCTCCGACACGCTCGAGCCCCGCATCGCGCGCCAAATCCGCAAGAAGCTGCTCCGCAACTACACCTCCTGGTGCGGCTTCCTTGGCCGCCGCCCCTCCGTCTACATCCCCGACGGCGACCCGCGCGCCGATCTGCTCTACACGGGCCTGCACCTGCTCGTCTGGGGCGAGGCCGCCAACCTCCGCTTCATGCCCGAGTGCCTCTGCTACATCTACCACCACATGGCCGGCGAGCTGCACCGCATCCTCGAGGGCTTCATCGACACCGCCACGGGCCGCCCCGCCAACCCGGCCGTGCACGGCGAGAACGCCTTCCTCACGCGCGTCGTCACGCCCGTCTACGACGTCATCCGCGCCGAGGCCAAGGCCAGCCGCGACGGCAAAGCGCCGCACGCCGCCTGGAGGAACTACGATGACATCAACGAGTACTTCTGGCGCCGTGACGTGTTCGACCGCCTCGGCTGGCCCATGGAGCAGGCGCGCCAGTTCTTCCGCACCCCGCCGGACCGCAGCCGCGTACGCAAGACGGGCTTCGTCGAGGTCCGCTCGTTCTGGAACATTTATCGGAGCTTCGACAGGCTCTGGGTGATGCTGGTTCTCTACCTTCAAGCTGCAGCGATCGTGGCGTGGGAGGGTGCCAAGTGGCCGTGGGATGATCTGCGCTCATCCCGGGGCTCAAAGTCCAAGGACACACAGGCGCGCGTGCTCACCATTTTCATCACCTGGGCTGCGCTCCGGTTCCTCCAGTCCCTTCTGGACATTGGAACGCAGTTCCGCCGCGCATTTAGGGATGGTCGCATGCTTGCTGTGCGCATGGTGCTCAAGGCCATTGTTGCAGCCGCATGGGTCCTTGCGTTTGCTGTCCTATACAAGAGGATCTGGAACCAGAGGTCAAGCAATGGGCAGTGGTCGTCAGCAGCTGATTCACGGATCATGAGCTTCCTCTATGCAGCTGCAGCGTTTGTTATCCCTGAGGTCCTTGCTATCGTACTCTTCATTGTGCCCTGGGTGCGAAACGCTTTGGAGAAGACAAATTGGAAGATCTGTTATGCCCTCACCTGGTGGTTCCAGAGCCGCAGCTTTGTTGGCCGAGGACTACGTGAGGGCACCTTTGACAATGTCAGGTACTCCATCTTCTGGGTGCTTTTGCTTGCCGTGAAGTTTGCCTTCAGCTATTTTCTCCAAATCAGGCCACTTGTAAAACCCACGAAAGAGATATACAAACTGAGTGGAATCCAGTATACTTGGCATGAGTTCTTTGGCCAAAGCAATCGTTTTGCGGTGTTTGTGCTGTGGTTACCAGTGGTGTTGATCTACCTCATGGATATCCAGATTTGGTACGCTATCTTTTCTTCTCTGACGGGTGCATGTGTGGGGCTTTTTGCACATTTGGGGGAGATCAGGGACATGAAACAGCTGCGACTTCGGTTCCAGTTCTTTGCAAGTGCCATGTCATTCAACATCATGCCAGAGGAGCAGCAGGTGAATGAGAGCTTCTTGCCCAGCCGTCTTCGCAATTTCTGGCAGCGATTACAGCTAAGGTACGGTTTCAGCCGATCCTTTCGGAAGATTGAGTCAAATCAGGTGGAGGCACGACGGTTTGCACTCATTTGGAATGAGATAATAAGCAAGTTCCGGGAGGAAGACATTGTTAGTGATCGTGAGGTTGAGCTTCTTGAGCTGCCGCCTGAGCTGTGGAATGTGCGTGTAATCCGTTGGCCTTGTTTCTTGCTCTGTAATGAGCTATCCCTTGCACTTGGTCAGGCAAAAGAGGTTAGAGGACCTGACCGCAGGCTACGGAGGAAGATATGCAAGAACGATTATCGTCGTTGTGCTGTGATTGAGATCTATGACAGTGCAAAACACTTGCTTCTTGAGATCATCAAGGAGGGGACTGAGGAGCATGGCATTGTTACACAATTATTCAGTGATTTTGATGGAGccatgaagatggagaagttCACTGTGGAGTATAAGATGACTGAGCTGCATAATATCCATACAAGGCTTGTAGCTCTATTGGGCCTCCTTCTCAAGACCACCAAAGATGTTACCAAGATAGTTAATGCCTTGCAGACTCTCTATGATGTTGTCGTTCGTGATTTCCAGGCTGAGAAGAGGAGCATGGAGCAATTGAGAAATGAAGGTCTTGCACAATCAAGGCCCACCAAGCTTCTCTTTGTGGATGCAGTTGTGCTTCCTGAAGAGGAGAATGCTACCTTCTATAAGCAAGTGAGGCGTATGCACACCATCCTGACCTCCAGGGACTCTATGATCAATGTCCCACAGAACCTTGAAGCTCGTCGGAGGATTGCCTTTTTCAGCAATTCATTGTTTATGAACATACCAAGGGCAACCCAGGTTGAGAAGATGATGGCTTTCAGTGTCTTGACACCTTATTATAAGGAGGAGGTGTTGTACAGCAAGGACCAACTCTATAAAGAGAATGAAGACGGCATCTCAATATTATACTATCTAAAACAGATTTACCCAGATGAGTGGGAGTACTTTGTAGAGCGAATGAAACGTGAGGGGATGTCTGATATTAACGAGCTGTACAGTGAGAAGGAAAGGCTAAGAGATCTTCGGCACTGGGTCTCATACAGGGGACAGACGTTATCACGTACGGTGAGGGGAATGATGTACTATTATGAAGCTCTCAAAATGCTGACATTTCTGGATTCTGCCTCTGAACATGACTTAAAGACTGGGTCAAGGGAGTTAGCTACTATGGGTTCCTCAAGAATTGGATCCTCAAGGCATGATGGGGTTGCTGGTGGGTCAGGGTATTACAGCAGGGCATCTTCCTCTCGTGCATTGAGCAGAGCAAGCAGTAGTGTGAGCTCCTTATTTAAAGGAAGCGAGTATGGGACTGTCCTCATGAAATACACATATGTAGTTGCATGCCAGGTATATGGAGATCAGAAAGCTAAGAATGACCCCAATGCTTTTGAAATATTGGAGCTAATGAAAAATTATGAAGCATTACGGGTTGCCTATGTTGACGAAAGGCAGATCAATGGCAACGAAAAAGAGTTCTTCTCTGTTCTTGTGAAGTATGATCAGCAATTGCAGAGGGAGGTTGAAATCTATCGGGTTAAGTTGCCTGGAGAGTTGAAGATTGGCGAAGGAAAGCCAGAAAATCAGAATCATGCACTCATCTTCACAAGGGGCGATGCAGTTCAAACGATTGATATGAACCAAGACAACTACTTTGAAGAAGCTCTAAAGATGAGAAACCTGCTAGAAGAGTTCAATCGTTATTATGGAATACGCAAGCCTAAAATTCTTGGGGTTCGGGAACATGTCTTTACGGGTTCAGTTTCTTCTCTTGCTTGGTTCATGTCTGCCCAGGAGACAAGTTTTGTCACTCTGGGGCAGCGTGTTCTGGCTGATCCACTTAAAGTCAGAATGCATTATGGCCACCCAGATGTTTTTGATCGTCTTTGGTTTTTGGGCCGAGGTGGTATCAGTAAAGCATCAAGAATAATCAACATTAGTGAGGATATATTTGCCGGTTTCAACTGTACCCTCCGTGGTGGTAATGTTACACACCACGAGTATATCCAGGTTGGTAAAGGTAGAGATGTGGGGCTGAACCAGGTCTCTATGTTTGAAGCCAAGGTTGCTAGTGGCAATGGTGAACAAACTTTGAGCCGAGATGTTTACAGGCTGGGCCACCGATTGGATTTCTTCCGGATGCTCTCTTTCTTCTATACAACTGTTGGATTCTATTTCAATACAATGATGGTTGTGCTAACTGTCTATGCATTTGTATGGGGGCGCTTTTACCTTGCACTCAGTGGGCTTGAGGACTACATCAGCAAGAACACTTCCTCTTCTAATAATGCAGCCCTGGGAGCTGTCCTCAATCAGCAGTTCATCATACAGCTAGGCCTGTTCACAGCTTTACCCATGATAATTGAAAACTCACTTGAGCATGGTTTCCTCACTGCTGCATGGGATTTCATGAAAATGCAGCTACAGTTTGCATCTGTTTTCTACACATTCTCCATGGGGACAAAGACACACTATTATGGGAGGACGATCCTTCACGGAGGAGCGAAGTATCGGGCCACTGGCAGAGGCTTTGTTGTAGAGCATAAGAAGTTTGCTGAAAACTATAGGCTCTATACTCGCAGCCATTTCATCAAAGCTATAGAACTTGGTGTGATATTAACTCTGTATGCATCTTACGGCAGTGCATCTGGGAATACACTGGTGTATATTCTGCTGACACTTTCAAGTTGGTTTCTTGTGTCGTCATGGATTCTTGCTCCCTTCATTTTTAATCCCTCTGGTTTTGACTGGCTGAAGAATTTTAATGACTTTGAGGATTTTCTAAACTGGATCTGGTTCCGGGGTGGGATCTCAGTTCAGTCAGATCAAAGCTGGGAGAAGTGGTGGGAGGATGAAACTGATCATCTCCGGACGACAGGTCTATGGGGCTGCATCTTGGAAATCATATTAGACCTTCGATTTTTCTTCTTTCAGTATGCAATTGTTTATCGGCTTCACATTGCCGGTCAGAGTAGAAGCATCCTTGTCTATCTTCTTTCATGGGCATGCATCCTCCTAGCTTTTGTGGCTCTTGTGACAGTGGCTTACTTTCGAGACAGATATTCAGCAAAGAAGCACATACGGTATCGACTTGTCCAGGCAATCATTGTTGGGAGCACAGTGGCTGCTATTGTTGTGCTGTTAGAATTCACCAAGTTTCAGTTTGTTGATACTTTTACTAGTCTTTTGGCTTTTCTGCCAACTGGCTGGGGAATCGTATCTATTGCTTTGGTATTCAAG
- the LOC136454955 gene encoding predicted GPI-anchored protein 58, which produces MAGSSAPVTLTGAKLDAVDLGAELGARMTDDKPFLRIGPNLFSLSLSPSLSLASPSPERSTATAARALSLHWPPSPAQPRPRPRTRLAAPAPRPEAAQDRRPRARTPAPRPEATQDCRALASPNVSPAPHRAGAMTVTVKACHHRPRARPPSQPRHTERRASRARRAPRPRRTAAPAPHRAGAMTVTVKARHRRPRARPPSQPRHAERHASRARRPPPPLSVAPPAAPTPAAAGRATAGPAGRPDPRPASAVTPSTSATPSSDR; this is translated from the coding sequence ATGGCAGGAAGCTCAGCGCCAGTCACCCTGACcggcgccaagctcgacgccgtagatcttggcgccgagcttggcgccaggatGACTGACGACAAGCCTTTCTTACGTATAGGCCCTAatcttttctctctttctctctccccctctctctctctcgcatcTCCCTCGCCcgagcggagcaccgccaccgctGCCCGCGCCCTCTCCCTTCACTGGCCGCCTTCGCCCGCGCAGCCTCGCCCTCGCCCACGCACGCGCCTCGCCGCACCCGCGCCGCGCCCCGAGGCCGCGCAGGACCGTCGCCCCCGCGCCCGGACTCCCGCGCCGCGCCCCGAGGCCACGCAAGACTGCCGCGCCCTCGCCTCCCCCAACGTGTCGCCCGCGCCCCACCGCGCCGGTGCCATGACCGTGACTGTGAAAGCCTGCCACCATCGGCCTAGGGCGCGCCCGCCGAGCCAGCCTCGCCACACGGAGCGCCGTgcatcccgcgcccgccgcgccccgAGGCCGCGCAggaccgccgcgcccgcgccccacCGCGCCGGTGCCATGACCGTGACTGTGAAAGCCCGCCACCGTCGGCCTAGGGCACGCCCGCCGAGCCAGCCTCGCCACGCGGAGCGCCATgcatcccgcgcccgccgcccgccacCGCCGTTGTCGGTCGCGCCCCCAGCGGCCCCGACACCTGCAGCggccggccgtgccaccgccggcccGGCTGGTCGGCCTGACCCACGTCCAGCGTCCGCTGtgactccgtcgacgtccgcgactccATCGTCGGACAGGtaa